One window from the genome of Cucumis melo cultivar AY chromosome 12, USDA_Cmelo_AY_1.0, whole genome shotgun sequence encodes:
- the LOC103498199 gene encoding pentatricopeptide repeat-containing protein At1g05750, chloroplastic, which produces MSSIPSHIASPSQLQQPPSSSIPLSNPTKVNFPRSPKSPHCNIFSKFTANSVHPIVQWTSSIARYCGNGQLPEAAAEFTRMRLAGVEPNHITFITLLSGCADFPSESFFASSLHGYACKFGLDTGHVMVGTALIDMYSKCSQLGLAKKVFDYLGVKNSVSWNTMLNGFMRNGEIELAIQLFDEMPTRDAISWTALINGLLKHGYSEQALECFHQMQRSGVVADYVSIIAVLAACADLGALTSGLWVNRFVMQQEFKDNVRISNSLIDMYSRCGCIEFARQVFVKMAKRTLVSWNSIIVGFAFNGFADESLEFFYAMQKEGFKPDGVSYTGALTACSHAGLVNKGLELFDNMKRVHKITPGIEHYGCIVDLYGRAGRLEDASNVIEEMPMKPNEVVLGSLLAACRTHGDVRLAERLMKHIFKLDSVGDSNYVLLSNIYAAIGKWEGANKVRRTMKARGVQKKRGYSSVEIDGKVHEFVAGDKYHADADNIYSMLDLLFHELKVCGYVPDTDIILNTKDSNKDH; this is translated from the coding sequence ATGAGCAGCATTCCTTCCCACATAGCCAGTCCATCTCAACTCCAACAACCTCCATCTTCTTCAATCCCACTTTCAAATCCAACAAAAGTCAACTTCCCACGCTCTCCCAAGTCCCCTCATTGCAATATCTTCTCCAAATTCACCGCCAATTCTGTTCACCCCATTGTTCAATGGACCTCTTCTATTGCTCGCTACTGCGGCAACGGCCAATTACCCGAAGCCGCTGCAGAGTTTACCCGCATGCGACTCGCCGGAGTTGAGCCCAACCACATCACATTCATTACGCTTCTCTCCGGCTGTGCTGATTTTCCGTCGGAAAGCTTCTTCGCCTCCTCACTTCATGGCTACGCTTGTAAATTTGGTTTGGATACGGGGCATGTAATGGTGGGGACTGCTCTCATTGATATGTATTCCAAATGTTCTCAATTGGGTCTTGCTAAGAAGGTTTTTGATTACCTGGGTGTGAAAAACTCTGTTTCTTGGAACACTATGCTCAATGGTTTTATGAGGAATGGAGAGATTGAGTTGGCCATTCAACTGTTCGATGAAATGCCTACAAGAGATGCGATTTCTTGGACGGCTTTAATTAACGGTCTTTTGAAACATGGTTATTCGGAACAAGCATTGGAGTGCTTCCATCAGATGCAACGCTCGGGTGTCGTTGCTGATTATGTGTCTATAATTGCTGTTCTTGCTGCTTGTGCTGATTTGGGTGCTCTTACTTCGGGGTTGTGGGTTAATAGGTTTGTTATGCAGCAGGAGTTTAAGGATAATGTTAGGATAAGTAATTCCTTGATAGATATGTATTCTAGATGTGGATGTATTGAGTTTGCCCGCCAAGTGTTTGTGAAAATGGCCAAACGAACTTTGGTATCTTGGAACTCTATCATTGTGGGGTTTGCATTTAATGGATTTGCAGATGAATCTTTGGAGTTTTTTTATGCGATGCAGAAAGAAGGATTTAAGCCAGATGGAGTAAGCTACACGGGGGCTCTTACCGCGTGTAGCCACGCAGGCTTAGTTAATAAGGGTCTGGAATTGTTTGATAACATGAAGAGGGTACACAAAATTACTCCCGGGATTGAGCATTATGGATGTATTGTCGATCTCTATGGTCGTGCTGGAAGGTTAGAGGATGCATCGAATGTGATTGAAGAAATGCCGATGAAACCGAATGAAGTTGTGTTGGGGTCATTGCTTGCCGCCTGCAGGACTCATGGTGATGTGAGACTAGCCGAAAGGTTAATGAAACATATCTTTAAGTTAGATTCAGTAGGCGATTCGAATTATGTGCTCCTTTCAAACATATATGCAGCAATTGGGAAGTGGGAAGGTGCTAACAAGGTCAGGAGAACGATGAAAGCCCGAGGTGTGCAGAAAAAACGGGGTTATAGTTCTGTTGAAATTGATGGTAAAGTTCATGAATTTGTTGCAGGTGACAAATACCATGCTGATGCAGACAATATTTACTCAATGTTAGATTTGTTGTTTCATGAACTGAAGGTGTGTGGATATGTTCCTGATACTGATATCATTCTGAATACCAAAGATTCTAATAAAGACCATTGA